Sequence from the Ciona intestinalis unplaced genomic scaffold, KH HT000221.1, whole genome shotgun sequence genome:
CAGAATGCATCGAGCTCGTCCACTGAGTTCAACTTCGTTCCACGGTTCATGGATTCTTCCATCAGAATATAACTTGTTACAagtatatgctcaagactgtagaaagaaaaagagaaagttTCCAACTTTCATTCAAAAACCTGCGAATGGAGCAATGGGGAATGGGTGGGTGGTTGTGTGCTGTAGATGTGATTACTGGTTATATGTTTATTGGTATGGCTGCAGTTGCTTCAATGTggacatgggagtggcaaccatagataagtcactcaagttcccacccacgaggatataaatgaccaaactaaccaaaagtcatgcctgcttatccacacactgcaatagcttcagcaactcgactgtgggcgtgagagtggcaaccatagatatgtcattcaagttcccaccacaagaatataaatgaccaaaccaaccaaaagttatgtctacttatccacacactgcaatagcttcagcaactcgactgtgggcatggaagtggcaaccatagataagtcactcaagttcccacccacaaagatataaatgaccaaaccaaccaaaacttatgtctgcttatccacacactgtaatagcttcagcaacacgactgtgggcatgacagtagcaaccatggataagtcactcaaatTCCCgcccatgaggatataaatgaccaaaccaaccaaaagtcgtGTCTGCtcatccacacactgcaatagcttcagcaactcgactgtgggcatgggagtgccaaccatggataagtcactcaagttccaacccacgaggatataaatgaccaaaccaactaaaagtcatgtctgcttatccacacactgcaatagcttcagcaacacgactgtgggcatgacagtagcaaccatggataagtcactcaaatTCCCgcccatgaggatataaatgaccaaaccaaccaaaagtcatgtctgctcatccacacactgcaatagcttcagcaactcgactgtgggcatgggagtggcaaccatggataagtcactcaagttcccacccacgaggatataaattaccaaaccaaccaaaagtcatgtctacTTATTcactacaatagcttcagcaactcgactgtgggcgtGGGACATTTGGCCTACATATTCTAACCTGTAATACTTTATGCAGATTACTCCACATAATACGATGACAATGACTGCCCCAACACTTGTAGCTGCATAAAGACCCGCACTCGAACCACTTGTTTCCTTATGTTCTATACCAGAAGTAGTCTCGGTATACCCTACACAAAACAGAGGCAGttatttaacacaaacacaacgtaaaatatatatttaccaccGATTTTTAATCCTTGAGTATATTacacaaggtgtattcatacaatatattacataacttataaacaacatacacAGCAGCTTGGGTGCTggtttcttatacaccagacatacatggtgtactcatacacctcatgctcactgtcgagttataacatgggtgtcttcttacacaccagacacacatggtgtgttcatacacctcatgctcactgtcgagttataacatgggtgtcttcttatacaccagacacacaaggtgtattcatacatcatGGTGcaccaaaaataaattaccccTTTCACTGTTTGTTGTCGTTTGTACTTCAGTTGTTGCTTCTGTAGTTGTTTTAGCATTTTCTGTATAAAAGGGAAacggtttattttttaattaaatcgaCATCGCAATGTTTTTGTTGGTTGTAACGGTCACGTCTTTCATCGATTAAGTTCTACTTATTTTTAgtctgttataacaactgctgttCTACCGTGACTTTCCGtattttttcttgtaaaaGCATTACATTATTagaatggggaagatgggacatgtttttattcttattattCGTCTCGTTTGGGAAAAAAtacttacaaaattatataacagtaacCTCACCCTCTaaaatcttaccccacggtataaactgtgttttatttatggtATGATAGCACTGTTAACAGTACAAATGAAAGCGAGCGTTTTATTATATGCTACCTACTTTGACAAATAAAACGATGGGTATCGCCGCAACGTACGATCTTCCACTTAAATGATTCGTCAAAAGCTCCATCCCATCCCATAGTAACACAAAGTTTGGTGGAATCATAAATGTCATCGTTGTTATCTCAATAAGTGAAGACTGATGTATCAGTTGTTGTTCCATCCGACCATTGCAATGTAGTTGGACTGGTACGACTCAAACCAATGAAGAAGGAATATGGTTTacctaaaaaacataaaacacaataaatctAAAACCCACACACAATGGTCCGTAATAATGTCATTAATATTTGGCTACCTGTTAACTTAGTCGTATCAATATTTTTCACGAGAAAATCTTGAATTCGTCGAGAATTAACAACAGCTAGAATGGCGTCCATTGATTGACAACTTTCGTTAGCTTTATCAACTCCATCCACTGCTGTATACTCAATGTAATATTCGATGCCATCAAGTTGATGCCAACTATCAGTGGTTGATGTTGCGACGATTAAATTTAACAGAATCAAAACGgaaaacataattttgtaTGTTAACTCAAAATTCTACCATTCTATCATGAAAGACATGTATAGCTTATGTTTGGTAGTGCCAAggcattataacacggttgttttgtttcatatacctcgtggccgcttacaagttaccacgtatgtaacttatttatcctcgcatagcggacaaatgacagtcgttataacacgggtgttctgtttcatacacctcgtgccagcttacaagttaccacgtatgtaacttatttatcctggcatggcggggcaacgacagtcgttataacacggatgttctgtttcatacacctcgtgctcgcttacaagttaccacgtatgtaacttatttatcctcgcatggcgggcaacggcagtcgttataacacgtgtgttctgtttcatacacctcgtgctcgcttacaagttaccacgtatgtaacttatttatcctcgcatggcggggcaacggcagtcgttacaacacgggtgttctgtttcatacacctcgtgaccgcttacaagttaccacgtttttaacttatttatcctcgcatggcgggcaacggcagtcgttataacatgggtgttctgtttcatacacctcgtgcccgcttatgagttataaGTATATAAGTTTGTGCCTTATAATATTTCTACTAAAATCCCAcctttttaaagttatgtacTGCTATATTATGTTGTGTGTATACCACCTATTATAAGTCCTAAATCTCGACTCGACCACATTTACTTAACATATTAATGCCAACTATATAATGtagaatttgtttattaagcCTACATATAGAagtatagtagaatgggaaAAAATAGGACacccatttttattttcttctcATATTTGGTTGTAtaagcaaagaaaattcaaagaaacataaaacagtatcctcacaaatcccatagaccgttgttaattgtttaaaatacgattaagatatttggattatgagctaaaggtgtcccgtctttcccaacATTACTATATGACGTAATGTCAAAGTAAATTCTTCAGTTTTGCTTTCTGCCCAAAATTTACGTAAAGTACACATCTCCCGAACATGTAGacaagaaaatgtaaaaaatgtaaaatttcgaaataaataaattaacgaATGAATCATACTTTATAAGCTCGCATGgaggcaacgatagtcgttataacacggtttcttgtttcatatacctcgttttcgcttacgagttacgtatatgtaactttgtgggtgttaaatattttccgTTAAGTGAATTGCATTATTATATACttagaatatataaaactaatcAGTTGTAAAAACTAGAACGCTTCGATTCCAGCGAAAATCTAAGACTACGTTATTTTCTATAGCAGCTATATGTCTAAATGAATAATACTTCGAACTATGCTGGCaatgaattaaaactaatCAGTGTGAAAAACGCTTTGGTTCAAGCAGAAATCTAAGCAGACTATTTGCTGTTTTTTAACTAACTGCAATAAGGAATCAAACGCGTGCTTTTCTACACTTTTAAATATCATTATTTCAGAACCTAAGCAATATTACGATAGTTATAAGTGTAGCTGCATAAACTTTAACTTAAGTAAGTCTGGGCTTTGCGGAACCATTTTAAGAAGATGACGCAACGTTAAAGGAAGTTAACGGTTACGCAGTGTAAGCGTAAAAGACAATGGAATAAAGTTTCGACCGCGTTACGTGATAGTAAAGTTGCATAGGCGTCTCTgcagaatgaatgaatgacacAACTATATCTTCTCGTGGTGGGGAAGTGAAAGTAtagttatagtaggatgggggaagatgggacaccttttcattccattttctcgtacattttggtagcaaacaaaaaacattcaagaaattataaaactttgtcctcgcgactttcatagaccgttgttaattgcttaaaatacgatcagaatatttatatatttcgtgctaaagttgacccatctcccccccaccccactatataaacCATTTCTTGCGTTAGGCAACACATATACCCATTTTGGTAGCGGcattgagcattgaacccatgTATCCTTTGATTAAGTTGAAAGCTACTGACTATGTTGAAATTGgcattaataaaaacatttgcatTAATAAAAACTACTGAGTTTAAGGTATCAGAATTGAGACTGCCTTGATGTATATTCTATAAGAACTCGGCCAAAAAATCAATCtagtgtttattataaaaaaaaaacgactttaaatcaatattatatagtggggtggggaaagaaaGGACATCGTTCACACAtgatatcaaaatatcctgattgtgttttaaacaagtaacgacggtctataggagtcgtgagaatacggttttataattttgttttttgtttaccaccaaatgggacgagaaaatggtataaaaatgtggcccatcttcccccattctccTATACTTAATGTGTATacaatacaatgttggggaTTATGATACAATAAGGCGATTAATGTTGgaatttagaaataaaatttcgCAAATACCTGTACGTCCTTAAATTGAAGCACGGGGTAAATTGAGACAGTTCGGGTAAGATGAGACTTTTCTCATTAGGTAGCATAAAAatagtatttacagaattataaaaccgttgtCAAGCTACTCAAAAAGAGGGTTAATAGTTGTTTATAACACAAACacgaaatatgagatttaggtgctaacggtatcccatcttacccaacagtattatgtttatatatagttgggaAGTTGGAGAAAGAGATGGCGGTAGTGCACTGCGCAACACTTTAACGTCACATGGCGGTTAATGTTAGATTATTTATCAATCGCTAGTTGTCGGTAGTGAACTGCGCAATCTTTAACATCACACTGcgattattattacaatattttataaccgCTAGATGGCGGCAGTGTGCTGCgcaagtttttaacattacactgcaataaattttacaaacttttataaCCGCTAGAGGGGGGTAGTGCAGTGCACAAATATTTGAAGTCATACTGCGgttatttttagaatattttaccGCCAACTAGCGGTTAGAAAATGATCAAAAGTTAACCATAGTGTGACATTAAAATTTGCGCAGTTCCCTACCGCCGTCTAGCtgctaaaaaatattctaaaaataacCGCAGTATGACCTCAAAGATTTGCGCAGTGCTCTACAGTCGTCTTgcaattagaaaatatttttaaattaaccgCAGTGTGACGTTATAGATTTGACTACCACCATCTAGCGTTAAGAATTGCGAAGTGCACTACCACCTCTATCGGTTATAGAATATTCTAAAATTAATCGCAGTGTGACGTTAaagagttgtttaaaaaaattaattatttatatcctcgtaggtgggaacttgagtgacttatccatggttgccactcccatgcccactgtcgagttgATGACCCttttgcagtgtgtggataagcagacatgacttttggttggtttggtcatttattttcccgtgggtggaaacttgagtgacttgTCCATAGTTGTTGAGTAATTTGGCGTTTATGGagagtttattttatttactgcGAGAAAATCACAAAGTGTTGGAAATTGTCATTACGTAAAAAGGGTTGAAGAAATGTTATTCACGAAATGAGTGATACTATGCATAGGTTACCATCTTCAAAAGAGCTCGGGAAAGAAAACTTTTTGGGAGGTTTTGATGACTGTTAAAAGATTTAAATcggcaaaataaacaaacttaagatagttaaaaaaaacaacttgattttacaattttattttaaaataaatttcatcaaatttttaaaatatcacacGTTACTGTAATGAAAGCtggtaagtaaaataaatgcagatatctttttttgtttattgtaaatggtaatttctttaattttgttttctatgaTGAACAGATATAGAAGTGTGTAACAGAATACGTTAAAAGTCGAATACGTTTCCAACGGAATCTAAAAAAGTGACTGTTGGATTCGAAACTACGAGCGAAATTCAAacgaataaataagttgttatATTTTCGTGCGTGTTCTGCTTAATAGAAGTTTGGACGGAAAGACAAAATGTCGTGACCACAATGGTTTTCGTATTTTTTGGAAGCAAAAATAAATgagtataataataaaataggatcaggggtgtagatatttctttgtttttttctttttacaccgaggcgagctaccctgtagtgtaaacgccgcttaaaagaacaaacaaagaaatatctacgctgacctgcgctgaacaacgctgggtgtagatatttctttgtttgttctttttataccgaggcgagctacgctgtagtgtaaacgccgcttaaaagaacaaacaaagaaatatctacgctgacctgcgctaaacaacgctgggtgtagatatttttttgtttgttctttttacactgATGCGAGCTacactgtagtgtaaacgccgcttaaaagaacCAACGAGGAAATAgctacgctgacctgcgctgaacaacgctgggtgtagatatttctttgattgttttttttacatcgaggcgagctacgctgtagtgtaaacgccgcttaaaagaacaaacaaacaaatctcTGAACAAccaagtttttatataaaacaagtgATTTAGGAACatataaaacatgatttttaagaaaaaaaattcactgcTTTTAACAATCTCGGCTGCAGTACAATGACCTCATATAACGTCACACTAAGAACAACGtcgtatgacgtcacgatgagatctgtgacgtcacacagatACCAACCATGTTTCGTCTGGATTAAGGCCAAGAGATTCCATTGCTTCTATCACGTGATCTGCgagtgtaacttgttttatctatgtgtggcgggaaaacgacagtcgtactATATTGTAAAACCACAGAAAGATATTCCTTTCAGTAACCCTATCCTGTACCATTGCTAATATAGATACTGTGTGGCAAGatctcatattttctaaaaactcacattttgtattttttaagtaacaacgtttttttagagtcgcgggtatatatttctataaatattctttgtttattaccaaatggattgagaacataacataaaaacatcCTGTATTAGCTCACCCCTACTTCTATAACTCTCAACTTACTTTCATTATTTTCTACAGGTGACGTCACTGGCACTTGTTCTCTTCTTTGGGGAAACACCTTGATATCAAAATCTTCAATTTTCTCCAAGTTTTCGTCGCTTTTCCGCGACTTATTGTTCATTTTTTCCACGTCATAACCGATCGCTCGTGCCACTCTGTTAAGTCTTTCTTCGTTAATTTTTCGTCTCGTGACGTCGCTATTCtgattcgtgacgtcacgccGGTCGGTAGCAGTTTGGCGCTTCAATTCGCCCCttcgtgtgacgtcattacgACTAACGTCACTTCGACTGACGTCAGAGGCACTATCAGTCGCGCTGTTGTATAACTGCATTATGATGTCAAGCTCTGCTGACGTCAGAGGTGCGCTGTGTGACGCAATCGGTACAGGTGATTCCCCCATTCGCGGACCAGGGCCTTGGGAACGATCGGAATTTCcaaaatctttcaaagtttgttCCGAAGTTGCACGAACATTTCCGAAATCTCCCGAATCTAGTTCTTCGCTTTCTGTAGTTTCGTCGCTGTAGTTTCGCCCATGCCCGACTGGCATACGGTCATAGATGCTATTTGCATAGCTTGCGACTATCCCGGCCTGCCCCATTTCTTTCCGTGGGGTCGGCGGAGAATCCGCATCAGCAAAAAGGTCATCCGGAATCTTGTACTCTGTCGGAGTCAGAGAAGGGACCTCCAACCTTTCAAGATCATTAATTCCAGAAGAAGAGTCGGAAAAATCAACCTCCGCTATTGTGGACGCCGCGCCGGACTCGCTGTCACGTGACAAAGTGCTGACGTCATCACTGCTGTTCGAAAgttcgatgacgtcatcgtgacgtaTATCGCGCACCATGTACTGGTTTAACTTGTCTTCTAACATAGAGTTGGTGACGCTAATAGCGCACGCCTCTGATGAAGTCTTATCTAGGGATGTTACGGTAGTGATACTGGTATCGTTGGAGACGACGCTCTCTTCCGCGCGTCTTCCGGAGGATCCCGGAGAACCCTTGGACTTGTTCTTCCTCGCTTGATCCAAATCATCTCTGCTGAGTCCAAGGATGCGAGCGGCTCTCTCCTGAAGCGTCTCCTTCTTCTTTTCCGGAGCAGGAAACTGAAAGACTTCCTGAGATTTGCGGAGGTTTTGCTTCAAAACTTCTTCACTTTTCGCTCTTTGTAAAAACGGCTGAATGTCCGGAGTATCTTGGCCTCGAAACGGGTTTACCCCAGGAGACGGAAGACCGCTCCTAATCCCTGCATCCCGAAGGTCTGACTGCGATATAGATCCAATAGTTGCTCTTCTATCGAACCCAGTAAAACTTCCCTGAGATGAGGTCCTCCGCTTCATTCTCCTCTTCATGTTGATGGAGTCGCGACTATCGATCCGGAGGAGCCGGGAACCGAGTCCGGAGCTTCCGTACCTCTCATCCGGCTCTTCATCCTCCGACGAGGAAGACTCGCAATATTGACTTACAAGCGATTCCACTCTCGCGCGTAAACTGCTTGCAGAAACGTCATTTCCCGTTGtcgctatgacgtcatttcccTGTGAAGCTGTGACGCCACTACCTGTTTCTTTGACGTCATTTCGCGATCTAGCTATGACGTTATTTCTTGCTGGAATTATGACATCGTTTAGTTCTGAAGGGTTGACGTCATTCCTTGTCTTTACGTCATTAAATCGCGTACTTACGCGGTTCGGAGCGTTTCGAGAAATTGATGGGAATAATCGACCTTCGTTCAAGTCGTCCACAGATGTCGTGATTTCAACTTTGCGGTGCTGGGGTGGGCTTGGTTTAGGAGCTTTTCCGGTGCTCTCTTTAGCTCCTCTTGTGGGTAAAGAGTAAAACCCAGGATTGTTGGGTGGTTGCTCTCTTGTTTCAGAACTTATTTGACTGCTATTATTTAAGAGTTGCGTTCTTGATTTAGCTAAATtttctgattgttttttgtcgACGTGCTCAAAAGGTTGATTTGTACCCGCATGGTGTCTCCCTTGGTCTAAGTTCCGtggcaattgtgacgtcatatcctGGGTCGTTTTATGGGGGTGTGGTGAGATATGAGCGGTGGGGGTGGCTTTGGGTGTTTCTTTGACAATTTTTGGATCTGTTGTGGGGTGAACTGATCTCACGGCTGGTGGGGAACCTGTGAATCCATACCACACCCCTTCTTCTTGATTGTCAGTTTGTTTCGGGATCTACACAGTTAGAATGAGAAAGTTATGTTATGAAGTTATGTATAAAGAAATGCCTCGTGATTGCTTACAAGTCACCTCGTATACGTAACTTGTTTGTCCCCGCGTGGCCCGAAAACagcagtagttataacacgggtgttctgtttcatacaccttgtgcccgcttacgagttacaacgtatgtaactttaggGGTGAATGACGCTGTTTTATGTGAAGTTATGCACATTTtcgttaaaatacattaaatatttataatgtagttttaaaaacacattaatattttatatgaagtCAACTTTACACTAATGTGTTGGTAATTTCATAAGACATAGACGCGTGTGAAAATTTAAGTATGTAACTATGTAGTTACAATAGAGTTGTtctatatagtatatatatgcatatgtGGGGTCCTCAAAAACTATAACGGCGCAAAAATAGAATaactttttagtaaaaaatcgTTATGGCTGCTTACGTCAAATAAGTACCTCGATTTTAGATGGGATTTTTCGTGGTATAGATTTCTGGGTTTTCCCCTGCAGGACCGGGGCTTCGTGCTTGGTTCGAGTCAAGCAAAATACTTTTCCCTGATTGGTTAAAAACGAAGTCGCCACGATTGACTCGCTCTCGCATAACGTCATGATTGGAGCATTGTTGTTGCGGTCTAAAACAAGAAATGAGTtcagtttttatatatatagaacggtggggtaagatgggtacgGTTGgctttatataaacaataagtTTTGTGTTCATTAAGTCTGAAAGGACTTTTTGGCAATTGTTTGTGAACTTTTAGGACGAATTTTTGGTTGCCATACGAATGTCCTTCCAAATGActcatacgcccacaatggtagcagcgtcgagcctcgatcCCGTCACTACGGGGTAAAAGGCACCAGTAGGTCACCGCGCCAAACTATTTTCCTACTGCCAGAACAACATTTGCAATAAACCTAGATTATGTTACGTACTACGGctggaaaaatgaaaaaaatcacgTTGGAATTTATATATGCGGcgcggtgggggaagatgggacacttttcattttattgtcTAATtccagttggtagtaaacaaagaatcaaagaattataaaaccgtattctcacgactcccatagaccgtgttatttgttaaaacacgatcaggatgtttggatattattttctaaaattttctgTCTCTCCCCCCCTGCTATAACAAAATACCTGAAGGTAATGTCGTTTCTGcatttgtttctgtttttgcAACGTCATTCTGTTCCATTTCTGTCGAGTCAGGGTTTTCGGTTTTCTTCTCCGGTGTCACGTGATCGATATAAACCTCTCGCTCAGAAATTGgttgaaacaataaaaccccttgtgacgtcacagaggattcGATTGGTGACGTCGCTTCttccattatgatgtcattacaCGACGACTCGCTCTCGGAGGAACtcgatgatgacgtcatatcttCTACGTCATCATCGTCGAAAGTTTGGGGAACTGTGATTGGATGAGCGACTGTAACGTCATCAACATAAATTTCTTGGTTTGCTTTGTAATCCTCATGTGCCAACAATTTACGAGTTGGTTCGATGTCGTTAAAATACTGTCCGCTAGACGGTGTCAGTAAGCTAGGTGCGGACTTGTCCATTgactgaaaaaaacataaattaaattttaccaaataaacaaacagtaatgaagatattattaaataaaaaaaaaataataataagtaaaaaaGACAGTCATCAaactgttggtaattgtttcaaacactatcaggatatttggatatagtagaatgggacaccttttcataatattttctcgtcccgcgttgtagtaaacaaaaaacattcaaagaaatataaaaccgtatcctcacaactctaatagagcgttattatttgtttaaaacacgatcaggatatttggatattatgtgctgaaggtgtcccatcttcccccacaccactatattTTTAAGGGGTGTTCAATAATCCGCCATTTACTACTTTATGTTGTATAGGTTAAACAGTATTTGGTAAATAACTGGTTACCAGAAAAAACTTAAGTTCACGATTATAAAACACATGAAGTTCcgcaattaaattaaacaatagttGTATGAAACGTACACGACTTCTCttctttttatgttgtttgGTCTCGTGACCACTTCTCGTCCAATCAGCTTCCATTTCTTCAAGAGCGTTGTAGGATTTGCTTCGATGTCTGGAAAAGTGTTAGGAGTAAAAggacatattttcataaaGAACATGGTCAAAAAGGGGAACAATAACAATTTAAGGAGAATTGGAATTAGTTTGGCCATTTATATtatcgtgggtgggaacttgagtgacttatatATGGTtgtcactcccatgcccacagtcgatttgctgaagctattgttGCAGTGTGTGAAAATACATGCCCATATTTTACTAATGACAACAtttttacacatattttaataaatagaatATAGGTCACCTTCTACTGTTGAATTTCTGTCGTGGATTCCCGCCGTATCCAACATCTTCAAGATACTGTGGATCAACCATGTATGGGTAAGGTAGGGGGAAATATCCTGGTACACCATGTGCTGCGTAAgagctaaaaaaaaacatttttttttataaaaaaacaaacttataaaacatgtaaataGCTTCACTTACTCGTACATTGGGGAATACCCGGGGTAAACACCTAAAGGTGCTCCGTCGGGGCGATGTAGGAATTGAACTGAAATTTAAATGAACATTATTAAACAAGTAAATAAATCGATAACgccaataaatttaatttatgagacgtatgtattttatttgtcctcgaatggcggggcaacgacagttgttataacacggttgttcagtttcatacaccacgtgccagcttacgatttaccacgtatttaacatTTTGGTTTACTgggttttctgtatggctaacatttttgaataattagtgaccactgggtttggaATTAAAAGTGTGTGAACCATAATTCGTAATAATAAAcgtgaatatttaaaaaaacttggcattttaaataattg
This genomic interval carries:
- the LOC100185092 gene encoding uncharacterized protein LOC100185092 isoform X1, whose amino-acid sequence is MGAEESKSFRPQEPRVHQGITQDAYKNALKLEDVRKPVDDARERKRTNEEVRHHDRRKERQEKPHHGDNERKKQNSDRQESSLEKERKERRKNDHDKTSERDKRRHRDKSRDDVTKRRSRHRRTSSRGSTSSDHKELKEKNKQEGKRERKQRSDKSSSRKVGKEGNRKKKKKEKETNSQRSEPNFTTIQNSRVGDWLNSANNFPPQPQYGSNPGNFYGSLPRDMTGVIPGSHELVDGLGYPVGRFQPQVQFLHRPDGAPLGVYPGYSPMYDSYAAHGVPGYFPLPYPYMVDPQYLEDVGYGGNPRQKFNSRRHRSKSYNALEEMEADWTRSGHETKQHKKKRSRSMDKSAPSLLTPSSGQYFNDIEPTRKLLAHEDYKANQEIYVDDVTVAHPITVPQTFDDDDVEDMTSSSSSSESESSCNDIIMEEATSPIESSVTSQGVLLFQPISEREVYIDHVTPEKKTENPDSTEMEQNDVAKTETNAETTLPSDRNNNAPIMTLCESESIVATSFLTNQGKVFCLTRTKHEAPVLQGKTQKSIPRKIPSKIEIPKQTDNQEEGVWYGFTGSPPAVRSVHPTTDPKIVKETPKATPTAHISPHPHKTTQDMTSQLPRNLDQGRHHAGTNQPFEHVDKKQSENLAKSRTQLLNNSSQISSETREQPPNNPGFYSLPTRGAKESTGKAPKPSPPQHRKVEITTSVDDLNEGRLFPSISRNAPNRVSTRFNDVKTRNDVNPSELNDVIIPARNNVIARSRNDVKETGSGVTASQGNDVIATTGNDVSASSLRARVESLVSQYCESSSSEDEEPDERYGSSGLGSRLLRIDSRDSINMKRRMKRRTSSQGSFTGFDRRATIGSISQSDLRDAGIRSGLPSPGVNPFRGQDTPDIQPFLQRAKSEEVLKQNLRKSQEVFQFPAPEKKKETLQERAARILGLSRDDLDQARKNKSKGSPGSSGRRAEESVVSNDTSITTVTSLDKTSSEACAISVTNSMLEDKLNQYMVRDIRHDDVIELSNSSDDVSTLSRDSESGAASTIAEVDFSDSSSGINDLERLEVPSLTPTEYKIPDDLFADADSPPTPRKEMGQAGIVASYANSIYDRMPVGHGRNYSDETTESEELDSGDFGNVRATSEQTLKDFGNSDRSQGPGPRMGESPVPIASHSAPLTSAELDIIMQLYNSATDSASDVSRSDVSRNDVTRRGELKRQTATDRRDVTNQNSDVTRRKINEERLNRVARAIGYDVEKMNNKSRKSDENLEKIEDFDIKVFPQRREQVPVTSPVENNENHVIEAMESLGLNPDETWLVSV
- the LOC100185092 gene encoding uncharacterized protein LOC100185092 isoform X2; this encodes MGAEESKSFRPQEPRVHQGITQDAYKNALKLEDVRKPVDDARERKRTNEEVRHHDRRKERQEKPHHGDNERKKQNSDRQESSLEKERKERRKNDHDKTSERDKRRHRDKSRDDVTKRRSRHRRTSSRGSTSSDHKELKEKNKQEGKRERKQRSDKSSSRKVGKEGNRKKKKKEKETNSQRSEPNFTTIQNSRVGDWLNSANNFPPQPQYGSNPGNFYGSLPRDMTGVIPGSHELVDGLGYPVGRFQPVQFLHRPDGAPLGVYPGYSPMYDSYAAHGVPGYFPLPYPYMVDPQYLEDVGYGGNPRQKFNSRRHRSKSYNALEEMEADWTRSGHETKQHKKKRSRSMDKSAPSLLTPSSGQYFNDIEPTRKLLAHEDYKANQEIYVDDVTVAHPITVPQTFDDDDVEDMTSSSSSSESESSCNDIIMEEATSPIESSVTSQGVLLFQPISEREVYIDHVTPEKKTENPDSTEMEQNDVAKTETNAETTLPSDRNNNAPIMTLCESESIVATSFLTNQGKVFCLTRTKHEAPVLQGKTQKSIPRKIPSKIEIPKQTDNQEEGVWYGFTGSPPAVRSVHPTTDPKIVKETPKATPTAHISPHPHKTTQDMTSQLPRNLDQGRHHAGTNQPFEHVDKKQSENLAKSRTQLLNNSSQISSETREQPPNNPGFYSLPTRGAKESTGKAPKPSPPQHRKVEITTSVDDLNEGRLFPSISRNAPNRVSTRFNDVKTRNDVNPSELNDVIIPARNNVIARSRNDVKETGSGVTASQGNDVIATTGNDVSASSLRARVESLVSQYCESSSSEDEEPDERYGSSGLGSRLLRIDSRDSINMKRRMKRRTSSQGSFTGFDRRATIGSISQSDLRDAGIRSGLPSPGVNPFRGQDTPDIQPFLQRAKSEEVLKQNLRKSQEVFQFPAPEKKKETLQERAARILGLSRDDLDQARKNKSKGSPGSSGRRAEESVVSNDTSITTVTSLDKTSSEACAISVTNSMLEDKLNQYMVRDIRHDDVIELSNSSDDVSTLSRDSESGAASTIAEVDFSDSSSGINDLERLEVPSLTPTEYKIPDDLFADADSPPTPRKEMGQAGIVASYANSIYDRMPVGHGRNYSDETTESEELDSGDFGNVRATSEQTLKDFGNSDRSQGPGPRMGESPVPIASHSAPLTSAELDIIMQLYNSATDSASDVSRSDVSRNDVTRRGELKRQTATDRRDVTNQNSDVTRRKINEERLNRVARAIGYDVEKMNNKSRKSDENLEKIEDFDIKVFPQRREQVPVTSPVENNENHVIEAMESLGLNPDETWLVSV